From a region of the Zingiber officinale cultivar Zhangliang chromosome 4B, Zo_v1.1, whole genome shotgun sequence genome:
- the LOC121975785 gene encoding origin of replication complex subunit 1-like isoform X1, translating into MAAKRQTRGSKSSPAIPLTPESTAPPRRSLRSATATTSDPTTPVVPTSVADRTPKSVSKRSLSHPDAPFVTPDRQMQRRSGTPLRTTQKGDVSGLSPITPDSKQRRRPGPSVANRTPKSASKRSLSRPDAPIVTPDQKKQRRSGTPSRTPQKRDVSGLPPVTPDFKHSRTARRRVYYKKVVFDEVEFEVGDDVYLKRREGLESDDDDLEVEECRICFREGGTVMIECDDCLGGFHLKCLKPPLRKIPEGDWICDFCEARKLGKDVQLPSPPKGKKVRRTAKEKLLSCDLWAARIESLWREPDGTYWLKCRWYIIPEETAVGRQPHNLRRELYRTNNCNDVEMECVIRHCYAMNPKAYSEAKDAGDDVFYCEYEYDIHWHNFKRITDIDDANENDNGVESDEEWVYKDSDAEEDLENEGLMKTPSCQRKHEVAANICKGRTFGLQKIGIKTIPEHARRRKQTDLEKAKGMLLLASLPKFLPCRTKEMEEITAFIKGAISGEHCLGRCLYIHGVPGTGKTMSVLSVMRNLRSEVDAGTLRPYTFVEINGLKLASPENIYKVIHEALSGHRAGWKKALHFLNERFNNGTRAEINEHRPCVLLIDELDLLLTRNQSVLYNILDWPTKPHTNLIVIGIANTMDLPEKLLPRISSRMGIQRLCFGPYTYQQLQEIISSRLNSLDAFEDQAIEFASRKVAAMSGDARRALEICRRAAEIADYQLKQSLLSKQSLGSLNDLMEEKQRVRMTHIQAALEEVFQAPHIQVMKTSSRLSKIFLVAMVRELYRTGLGETNFEKLATTVISMCSSNREAPPGWDTLMKVGCKLGESRIILCEEGTKHRLQKLQLNFPSDDVSFALKDCSELPWLAKYL; encoded by the exons ATGGCTGCGAAGCGCCAGACCAGGGGCTCAAAGTCATCGCCGGCGATTCCGCTGACGCCAGAGTCCACCGCACCTCCCCGCCGCTCTCTCCGTTCCGCGACCGCGACAACCTCCGACCCTACCACCCCTGTCGTTCCAACGTCCGTTGCCGACCGCACTCCCAAATCCGTTTCGAAGCGGTCGTTGTCGCACCCAGATGCTCCGTTTGTCACCCCGGACCGGCAGATGCAGCGGAGGTCGGGAACCCCCTTGAGGACCACCCAAAAGGGAGATGTTTCGGGTCTGTCTCCAATCACCCCGGACTCGAAGCAGCGGCGGCGGCCCGGACCCTCCGTTGCCAACCGCACTCCCAAATCCGCTTCTAAGCGGTCGTTGTCGCGCCCAGATGCTCCGATTGTCACCCCGGACCAGAAGAAGCAGCGGAGGTCGGGAACCCCCTCGAGGACCCCCCAAAAGAGAGATGTTTCGGGTCTGCCTCCAGTCACCCCGGACTTCAAGCACTCTAGGACCGCCCGAAGGAGAGTTTACTACAAGAAGGTAGTCTTCGACGAGGTCGAGTTCGAGGTCGGAGATGACGTGTACTTGAAGAGGAGGGAGGGGCTGGAGTCGGATGATGATGACCTGGAGGTGGAGGAGTGCCGGATCTGCTTCCGGGAAGGCGGGACGGTGATGATCGAGTGCGACGACTGCTTGGGAGGGTTTCATCTCAAGTGCTTGAAGCCGCCGCTTAGGAAAATCCCGGAGGGGGACTGGATCTGTGACTTTTGTGAGGCCCGGAAGCTGGGAAAGGATGTCCAACTCCCAAGCCCGCCCAAAGGAAAAAAGGTGCGGAGGACGGCCAAAGAGAAGCTCCTTTCTTGCGATCTCTGGGCTGCTAGGATCGAGAG CTTATGGAGGGAACCGGATGGTACTTATTGGCTCAAGTGTAGATGGTACATCATCCCTGAAGAGACTGCCGTTGGGAGACAGCCACATAACTTAAGAAGGGAGCTATACCGAACAAATAATTGCAATGACGTCGAG ATGGAGTGTGTCATTCGACATTGCTATGCTATGAACCCTAAGGCCTACAGTGAAGCCAAAGATGCAGGAGATGATGTATTCTACTGTGAATATGAGTATGATATTCACTGGCATAACTTCAAGCGTATAACAGATATTGATGATGCCAATGAG aATGACAATGGAGTTGAAAGTGACGAGGAGTGGGTTTACAAGGATTCTGATGCAGAAGAAGATTTAGAAAATGAAGGACTTATGAAAACCCCTTCTTGTCAGAGAAAGCATGAAGTGGCGGCt AACATATGCAAGGGAAGAACATTTGGCCTTCAAAAAATTGGTATAAAGACAATCCCTGAGCACGCACGGCGCCGTAAACAGACCGATCTTGAAAAGGCCAAGGGGATGCTGTTGTTAGCGAGTTTGCCAAAATTTTTGCCTTGCAGAACTAA GGAAATGGAAGAAATTACTGCATTCATCAAAGGTGCTATCTCTGGTGAACACTGTTTAGGACGATGCCTTTATATTCATGGTGTTCCAGGAACTGGCAAG ACTATGTCCGTACTTTCAGTCATGAGGAATTTGAGGTCTGAGGTTGATGCAGGAACTCTGAGGCCATATACATTTGTGGAGATTAATGGTTTGAAACTGGCTTCTCCTGAGAATATTTACAAA GTAATTCATGAAGCTCTAAGTGGTCACAGGGCCGGGTGGAAAAAAGCTCTTCATTTTCTGAATGAACGTTTTAACAATGGTACCAGAGCTGAGATAAATGAGCATCGACCTTGTGTTTTACTCATAGATGAGCTTGATCTTCTTTTGACACGAAACCAATCG GTCTTGTATAACATTCTCGATTGGCCTACTAAACCTCATACAAATCTTATTGTTATAG GGATAGCAAACACAATGGATCTTCCTGAAAAGTTATTGCCTCGCATCTCGAGCAGAATGGGAATTCAGAGATTATGTTTCGGGCCTTATACTTATCAGCAATTGCAAGAAATAATATCAAGTCGTCTTAACAGCCTTGATGCATTCGAGGATCAAGCCATTGAGTTTGCTTCAAGAAAG GTTGCTGCTATGTCTGGTGATGCCAGGCGTGCTTTGGAGATATGTAGGCGAGCAGCAGAGATAGCAGATTATCAACTTAAGCAGTCACTGTTATCAAAACAATCTTTGGGTTCACTTAATGATTTGATGGAAG AGAAACAGCGAGTTCGGATGACTCACATCCAGGCTGCCCTAGAAGAAGTCTTTCAGGCACCACATATTCAA GTCATGAAAACTTCTTCAAGACTGAGCAAAATATTTTTAGTAGCTATGGTCCGTGAACTCTACAGAACTGGTTTGGGTGAAACAAATTTCGAAAAG CTTGCAACGACTGTTATATCTATGTGCTCAAGCAATAGGGAAGCACCTCCTGGATGGGATACACTCATGAAAGTGGG GTGTAAGCTTGGAGAGAGTAGAATAATTCTTTGCGAGGAAGGCACAAAACACAGGTTGCAAAAGTTGCAGCTTAACTTCCCAAG TGATGATGTTTCTTTTGCTTTAAAAGACTGCTCGGAACTACCC
- the LOC121975784 gene encoding adenylosuccinate lyase-like — translation MRASGISGASPPLAAGRFGRLRRQEICPVLVRSNLLPTPRSSLTIGSQSSSPKEVKKNNMDDLSNWDLASNTTSLSPLDGRYMQKVKDLRPFFSEYGLIRYRVLVEVKWLQKLSQIPEIVEVPQFSQDAHLFLEKIIDNFEINDAVEVKKIEKITNHDVKAVEYYLKQKCKSHPDIAKVLEFFHFACTSEDINNLAHALSLKEALNDVIFPAMVDLCKEICALAKENAHIPMLSRTHGQPASPTTLGKEMANFAVRLGERGKTFSRIQILGKFAGAVGNYNAHKVAYPNINWRDIAAEFVLSLGVDFNAYVTQIEPHDYIAELFNNILQFNNILTDFDRDIWSYISLGYFKQITKAGEIGSSTMPHKVNPIDFENSEGNLCLANAILSALSMKLPVSRMQRDLTDSTVLRNLGVGLGYSLVAYKSALQGIKKLQVNESRLIEDLEQTWEVLAEPIQTVMRRHAVPEAYEKLKELTRGREVSKQSIREFTETLDLPEEAKAILLNLTPNSYIGEAEELAKSVDEAVDLVNGFKLH, via the exons ATGAGAGCTTCCGGGATCTCAGGCGCCTCCCCGCCCCTCGCAGCCGGGAGATTTGGGCGCTTAAGGCGCCAGGAGATTTGCCCTGTCCTCGTCAGGTCCAATTTGTTACCTACTCCCCGGTCGTCCTTGACCATCGGTTCTCAGAGTTCATCTCCAAAAGAG GTGAAGAAGAATAACATGGATGATCTTTCCAATTGGGATTTGGCATCAAATACAACATCTTTGTCACCGTTGGATGGACGCTATATGCAAAAGGTCAAGGATTTACGCCCATTCTTCAGTGAATATGGACTAATTCGTTACCGGGTTTTGGTTGAG GTAAAATGGTTGCAAAAGCTTTCTCAAATTCCTGAAATTGTGGAGGTCCCACAGTTTAGTCAGGATGCTCATCTTTTCTTGGAAAAAATTATTGACAATTTCGAGATAAATGATGCTGTCGAAGTGAAAAAGATTGAGAAAATAACTAATCATGATGTGAAAGCAGTGGAGTACTATTTGAAGCAGAAATGTAAATCTCATCCCGATATTGCAAAG GTGCTCGAGTTTTTTCATTTTGCATGCACGTCTGAGGATATAAACAATTTGGCTCATGCTTTATCACTAAAAGAGGCTCTGAATGATGTTATCTTTCCAGCCATGGTTGATTTGTGTAAAGAAATATGCGCTCTAGCGAAGGAAAATGCACACATTCCTATGTTGTCTCGCACACATGGCCAG CCAGCATCACCTACGACATTGGGAAAGGAAATGGCGAATTTTGCAGTCAGACTTGGTGAGAGAGGAAAGACTTTCTCTAGAATTCAGATACTTGGAAAGTTTGCTGGTGCAGTTGGAAATTATAATGCTCATAAAGTTGCATATCCCAATATCAACTGGAGAGACATCGCTGCAGAGTTTGTACTATCTCTGGGAGTAGATTTTAATGCATATGTAACACag ATTGAGCCGCACGACTATATCGCAGAGCTTTTCAATAACATACTTCAATTTAACAACATCTTAACTGATTTTGACAGAGATATATGGAGCTACATATCTCTGGGTTACTTCAAACAG ATAACAAAGGCCGGTGAGATTGGATCTTCCACCATGCCTCACAAAGTAAATCCTATAGATTTTGAGAATAGTGAGGGTAATCTGTGCTTAGCAAATGCTATTTTATCAGCCTTGAGCATGAAGTTGCCTGTTTCACGGATGCAG AGAGACCTGACTGATTCAACTGTGTTGAGGAACCTAGGTGTTGGATTAGGGTACTCGCTTGTAGCTTATAAAAGTGCACTACAGGGAATCAAAAAGCTCCAG GTCAATGAATCTCGTCTGATTGAAGACTTGGAGCAGACTTGGGAGGTCCTTGCTGAGCCGATACAAACA GTGATGCGAAGGCATGCTGTTCCCGAGGCATACGAGAAGCTGAAGGAACTGACCAGAGGAAGAGAAGTCTCGAAGCAAAGCATCAGAGAGTTCACAGAAACCTTGGATTTGCCTGAGGAAGCAAAAGCAATTCTCTTGAACTTGACTCCTAACTCCTACATTGGAGAAGCTGAAGAATTGGCAAAATCTGTGGATGAAGCTGTGGATCTAGTTAATGGATTTAAACTCCATTGA
- the LOC121975785 gene encoding origin of replication complex subunit 1-like isoform X2, giving the protein MAAKRQTRGSKSSPAIPLTPESTAPPRRSLRSATATTSDPTTPVVPTSVADRTPKSASKRSLSRPDAPIVTPDQKKQRRSGTPSRTPQKRDVSGLPPVTPDFKHSRTARRRVYYKKVVFDEVEFEVGDDVYLKRREGLESDDDDLEVEECRICFREGGTVMIECDDCLGGFHLKCLKPPLRKIPEGDWICDFCEARKLGKDVQLPSPPKGKKVRRTAKEKLLSCDLWAARIESLWREPDGTYWLKCRWYIIPEETAVGRQPHNLRRELYRTNNCNDVEMECVIRHCYAMNPKAYSEAKDAGDDVFYCEYEYDIHWHNFKRITDIDDANENDNGVESDEEWVYKDSDAEEDLENEGLMKTPSCQRKHEVAANICKGRTFGLQKIGIKTIPEHARRRKQTDLEKAKGMLLLASLPKFLPCRTKEMEEITAFIKGAISGEHCLGRCLYIHGVPGTGKTMSVLSVMRNLRSEVDAGTLRPYTFVEINGLKLASPENIYKVIHEALSGHRAGWKKALHFLNERFNNGTRAEINEHRPCVLLIDELDLLLTRNQSVLYNILDWPTKPHTNLIVIGIANTMDLPEKLLPRISSRMGIQRLCFGPYTYQQLQEIISSRLNSLDAFEDQAIEFASRKVAAMSGDARRALEICRRAAEIADYQLKQSLLSKQSLGSLNDLMEEKQRVRMTHIQAALEEVFQAPHIQVMKTSSRLSKIFLVAMVRELYRTGLGETNFEKLATTVISMCSSNREAPPGWDTLMKVGCKLGESRIILCEEGTKHRLQKLQLNFPSDDVSFALKDCSELPWLAKYL; this is encoded by the exons ATGGCTGCGAAGCGCCAGACCAGGGGCTCAAAGTCATCGCCGGCGATTCCGCTGACGCCAGAGTCCACCGCACCTCCCCGCCGCTCTCTCCGTTCCGCGACCGCGACAACCTCCGACCCTACCACCCCTGTCGTTCCAACGTCCGTTGCCGACCGCACTCCCAA ATCCGCTTCTAAGCGGTCGTTGTCGCGCCCAGATGCTCCGATTGTCACCCCGGACCAGAAGAAGCAGCGGAGGTCGGGAACCCCCTCGAGGACCCCCCAAAAGAGAGATGTTTCGGGTCTGCCTCCAGTCACCCCGGACTTCAAGCACTCTAGGACCGCCCGAAGGAGAGTTTACTACAAGAAGGTAGTCTTCGACGAGGTCGAGTTCGAGGTCGGAGATGACGTGTACTTGAAGAGGAGGGAGGGGCTGGAGTCGGATGATGATGACCTGGAGGTGGAGGAGTGCCGGATCTGCTTCCGGGAAGGCGGGACGGTGATGATCGAGTGCGACGACTGCTTGGGAGGGTTTCATCTCAAGTGCTTGAAGCCGCCGCTTAGGAAAATCCCGGAGGGGGACTGGATCTGTGACTTTTGTGAGGCCCGGAAGCTGGGAAAGGATGTCCAACTCCCAAGCCCGCCCAAAGGAAAAAAGGTGCGGAGGACGGCCAAAGAGAAGCTCCTTTCTTGCGATCTCTGGGCTGCTAGGATCGAGAG CTTATGGAGGGAACCGGATGGTACTTATTGGCTCAAGTGTAGATGGTACATCATCCCTGAAGAGACTGCCGTTGGGAGACAGCCACATAACTTAAGAAGGGAGCTATACCGAACAAATAATTGCAATGACGTCGAG ATGGAGTGTGTCATTCGACATTGCTATGCTATGAACCCTAAGGCCTACAGTGAAGCCAAAGATGCAGGAGATGATGTATTCTACTGTGAATATGAGTATGATATTCACTGGCATAACTTCAAGCGTATAACAGATATTGATGATGCCAATGAG aATGACAATGGAGTTGAAAGTGACGAGGAGTGGGTTTACAAGGATTCTGATGCAGAAGAAGATTTAGAAAATGAAGGACTTATGAAAACCCCTTCTTGTCAGAGAAAGCATGAAGTGGCGGCt AACATATGCAAGGGAAGAACATTTGGCCTTCAAAAAATTGGTATAAAGACAATCCCTGAGCACGCACGGCGCCGTAAACAGACCGATCTTGAAAAGGCCAAGGGGATGCTGTTGTTAGCGAGTTTGCCAAAATTTTTGCCTTGCAGAACTAA GGAAATGGAAGAAATTACTGCATTCATCAAAGGTGCTATCTCTGGTGAACACTGTTTAGGACGATGCCTTTATATTCATGGTGTTCCAGGAACTGGCAAG ACTATGTCCGTACTTTCAGTCATGAGGAATTTGAGGTCTGAGGTTGATGCAGGAACTCTGAGGCCATATACATTTGTGGAGATTAATGGTTTGAAACTGGCTTCTCCTGAGAATATTTACAAA GTAATTCATGAAGCTCTAAGTGGTCACAGGGCCGGGTGGAAAAAAGCTCTTCATTTTCTGAATGAACGTTTTAACAATGGTACCAGAGCTGAGATAAATGAGCATCGACCTTGTGTTTTACTCATAGATGAGCTTGATCTTCTTTTGACACGAAACCAATCG GTCTTGTATAACATTCTCGATTGGCCTACTAAACCTCATACAAATCTTATTGTTATAG GGATAGCAAACACAATGGATCTTCCTGAAAAGTTATTGCCTCGCATCTCGAGCAGAATGGGAATTCAGAGATTATGTTTCGGGCCTTATACTTATCAGCAATTGCAAGAAATAATATCAAGTCGTCTTAACAGCCTTGATGCATTCGAGGATCAAGCCATTGAGTTTGCTTCAAGAAAG GTTGCTGCTATGTCTGGTGATGCCAGGCGTGCTTTGGAGATATGTAGGCGAGCAGCAGAGATAGCAGATTATCAACTTAAGCAGTCACTGTTATCAAAACAATCTTTGGGTTCACTTAATGATTTGATGGAAG AGAAACAGCGAGTTCGGATGACTCACATCCAGGCTGCCCTAGAAGAAGTCTTTCAGGCACCACATATTCAA GTCATGAAAACTTCTTCAAGACTGAGCAAAATATTTTTAGTAGCTATGGTCCGTGAACTCTACAGAACTGGTTTGGGTGAAACAAATTTCGAAAAG CTTGCAACGACTGTTATATCTATGTGCTCAAGCAATAGGGAAGCACCTCCTGGATGGGATACACTCATGAAAGTGGG GTGTAAGCTTGGAGAGAGTAGAATAATTCTTTGCGAGGAAGGCACAAAACACAGGTTGCAAAAGTTGCAGCTTAACTTCCCAAG TGATGATGTTTCTTTTGCTTTAAAAGACTGCTCGGAACTACCC
- the LOC121978470 gene encoding protein PYRICULARIA ORYZAE RESISTANCE 21-like translates to MAWKNTTLILKVDLECCRCDKKIRKILCRLQDEVHITAIAFDEKSGTVTVSGVFDAERVSRKLKCRAGKVIKNIEEKKPEEKKKPEEKKKEEKKPEEKKKEEKKPEEKKKEEKKPEEKKPEEKKKPEEKKPEEKK, encoded by the exons ATGGCATGGAAG AACACTACGTTGATTTTGAAAGTTGATCTGGAATGCTGCCGCTGCGACAAGAAGATAAGGAAGATTTTGTGCAGGCTTCAAG ATGAAGTGCACATCACGGCGATCGCCTTTGACGAGAAGAGCGGGACGGTGACGGTCTCCGGCGTGTTTGACGCCGAGAGGGTCTCGAGGAAGCTCAAGTGCAGGGCCGGGAAAGTGATCAAGAACATCGAGGAGAAGAaaccagaggagaagaagaaaccagaggagaagaagaaagaagagaagaaaccagaggaaaagaagaaagaagagaagaaaccagaggagaagaagaaagaagagaagaaaccagaGGAGAAGAaaccagaggagaagaagaaaccaGAGGAGAAGAAAccagaggaaaagaag